The proteins below are encoded in one region of Flavobacterium sp. GSB-24:
- a CDS encoding TraQ conjugal transfer family protein, protein MKQFYKSITYLFLFAIIFLMGCTKDIDIEDEFSFEFEITANHEGFVYETAPLDIVIKPKRVVSGTTYEISYVLEKEESHLETKSPTTVIKPSEKHDLGETLEHEFNYLPTTVGDHVMIITIKDNHGIEKTQKFEYKSKYAPFTFLLTPNLSTYTINAKGAMTSTLIRKENDSFRFSYTVTNGTGIIYDGETPIAPGETYELKSGVKQLHYMPTTLGLHTITAFVVADDKAEIARQVEVMVDNVPFTLSATAATTSVNANQELVIAVDLSEQIRTNGVKYEISHSYDPKGIAGVIKNPAGVAVQAGTTAPIEVGTHQYRFKPAGIGVSTITFKIKDSNGQIKEATVIITVQNVPFSFTAIPAEKTILLNKNAVINFNLVTNSNDTSGLTYKLVYSPIEGDGTLTASDGTVLKSGTPFTVDKGTFNFNYLPKTLGSHKLNFVVTDNNGEQRMASVEMNTTHTGVTFNVSSVTQTYVNQSVPLNFTITPQSAGDLDYKMNYYVSGGEGVLKNGETVITPGNFIDVSRGSFSYRFTPTIAGNYVFTFELKDSNGQIVKKELTVVVLNNKFTFTPTPSQSVFVNEENIFNYALVPTGDYSGTTYNVSYSIESGQLGSFLKDNQPIQQGIPVVVTPTAFKLVYKPTSVGEHKIHYVVTDSNGLKEEITQTVQVVASNYKFSIQQSNTKIYKNNPDALILSLSQDQINPRIKYVLNYTITGVGQLLENGVPVVNGSEITPGNKNYSFVSDQSGNSKIDFSIKDSNEVSHTQTVNYTVVNTDFALSTTGDGTLNLGKTKAINYFISQVVTDNTATYQVRFLLENGGTGSGVIIKDGVEVPFGSFTDSKLGVTNLQFKGTQVGPVNVKVEVKDSNGVVHTSTIAFSVVEIGYTFSGASQSNEIFITASTNINFDITETAPSETEYEFKYAVTKGEALIKNGTKEILANTWESVNVGSFNRTFVGTKDGETLIEFTVRNKTTSIQKTQTIKVNVIPSEYTFNASATSNNELTKVPVNVNFNVNQVGGSADSYQMVFNTSGTGTFVYNNITYTQGQMIPFISGPSSGKYIGTSSGNHNVSFTVTNQNNKTKSSQVNITYKNNDFTLSTSGDGSLNVNQEKNFNVFLSQNASDNDITYQVKYTIGSGSIGNGYITKAGSPVSLGTYEEINKGTTQLTFHGTEVGAISVLVDVKDSNGIVHSATLNFNVRGISFDFTGASQDNSIFVTSSTNLNFDVTETATSGTAYEMKYAFTEGNGQIKNGANPVMANQWESVNIGSFNRSFVGTTVGTVKMLFTVRNKTSLVEKTQVVTVVVTASDYTFAATGTTNNQITKTPVNVNFNVNQVGGGADTYGMTYTTSGTGTFVYNGTVYTPGEVIPVTKGSSNGQYIGTTGGAHDIVFTVTNQDAKTKTATVKLNYINNDFTLSSSGDGSVNVNASKTFNLFLSQSTTDNAISYEVKYTIGSGTVGTGTITQGGVAVPYGTGVQIAKGTTVLVFNGTAEGAVIINAEVKDSNGITHTTALNFNVKGISYNFTGAPQDNSIFVTSSTNLNFDISETAPSGTNYEMKYAFTEGNGQIKNGSNLVLANQWESVNVGAFSRSFVGTNVGTIKVLFIVRNKTTLVEKTQLITVVVTASDYTFSATGTTNNQITKTPVNVNFNVNQVGGGADTYGMTFTTSGTGTFVYNGTTYTPGEVIPVTKGSSNGQYIGTTGGAHDIVFTVTNQDAKTKTATVKLNYINNDFTLSSSGDGSLNINASKTFNLFLSQSTADNTISYEVKYTIASGSVGNGTLTNAGTAVAYGNFLPIAKGTSELVFNGTAEGVVIINAEVKDSNGITHSTVLNFNVKGISYDFSGASQDNSIFVTGSTNLNFDISETATSGTAYEMKYAFTEGNGQIKNGANLVLANQWGTVNVGSFNRSFVGTNVGTVKVLFTVRNKTSLVEKTQLITIVVTPSDYTFSATGTTNNQITKTPVNVNFNVNQVGGGADTYGMTFTTSGTGTFVYNGTTYTPGEVIPVTKGSSNGQYIGTTGGAHDIVFTVTNQDNKSKTATVKLNYVINDFTLSSSGDGTLNINAAKAFNLFLSQATTDNSISYEVKYTIASGSVGNGTITKAGIAVPYGTYQTITKGTSELVFNGTAEGAVAINAEVKDSNGISHTTVLNFNVRAISYNFTGASQANTINLGANTPLTFDITETAPSGTDYEIKYELQQGNAEIKNGARTMTVNQWESVNVGSFNRTFVGTTAGTIKLLFTVRNKVTLVEKTQVIQVVVSPSEYTFTATGTSNNEITKTPVNINFNVNQIGGGTDTYSLTYSTSGTGTFVYDNVTYTAGQVIPFSVGASNGKYIGTTGGAHDITFTVTNQDGKTKTSQVKLTYVNNDFSLSTSGDGSLNISESKDFNVFLSQNTPDSSIGYQVKYTIASGSVGNGTISQGGVAVPYGNYENISKGTSQLVFNGTAAGKVNITVEVKDSNGLVHTSQLTFEVKAISYTFSGATQYSSIYVNGTNPITFDITETAPSGTEYEIKYALAQGDAEIKNGALTMTANQWQSVNVGSFNRSFVGTTVGTVKVLFTVRNKTTLVEKTETITVVVNPSEFSFNAVRANNDQVVNTSIPVNFNLTQTGGSNDTYNMTFTTSSTGTFTYNGVEYTAGQIIPFVEGASTGSYKGTKAGKHDLEFTVVNQINSSKKSVVSVSFINNDFTLSTTGDGTLFVNQTKDLSIFLSQLIPDNTITYEVKYSFDSGTVGNGTLTNGGTAVSLGSYQPIALNSTPIVFKATTFGRVYLLVEVKNSNGLMKSSTIMLDVKNADFIFTGGAQTNITTVNTPAPLSFELSEVVPSGTDYEMSYNITQGAGTLRNGATNLTPFTWYPISVANFARDLVPTSQGNVTVVVTVRNKVTLQTKNVTITIESYQKPVLTNIRTAMRTGGSYNCGGGACDRDYDYMLSFSSTLNSGATIANIKLSVADSNHSNTMRTFVITQFVHNFSGYIQIMHQGWELSEYWEFNGKPYTLVVTDSNGYSNTYTGTWTNSESDFQ, encoded by the coding sequence AATTCAGTTTTGAATTTGAAATAACCGCAAATCATGAAGGTTTTGTATATGAAACAGCCCCTCTTGATATTGTTATCAAACCTAAAAGAGTAGTTTCTGGAACTACATATGAAATAAGTTATGTTCTTGAAAAAGAAGAATCTCACCTTGAAACAAAATCACCAACTACTGTAATTAAACCTTCAGAAAAACATGATCTTGGAGAAACTTTAGAACATGAATTTAATTATCTACCTACAACAGTGGGTGATCATGTAATGATTATTACTATAAAAGATAATCATGGTATTGAAAAAACTCAAAAATTTGAGTATAAATCTAAATACGCACCATTTACATTTTTATTAACCCCAAATTTAAGCACCTATACTATTAACGCAAAAGGGGCGATGACTTCTACACTTATCAGAAAAGAAAATGATAGTTTTAGATTTAGTTATACTGTTACAAATGGTACAGGAATTATATATGATGGTGAAACACCAATTGCACCAGGAGAAACTTATGAATTAAAAAGTGGTGTTAAACAATTACATTATATGCCTACTACATTAGGTTTGCATACAATTACAGCTTTTGTAGTTGCAGATGATAAAGCTGAAATAGCAAGACAAGTTGAAGTAATGGTAGACAACGTACCTTTTACTTTAAGCGCGACAGCGGCTACAACTTCTGTAAATGCTAACCAAGAATTGGTTATAGCAGTTGATTTATCAGAACAAATAAGAACTAATGGAGTTAAATATGAAATTTCGCATTCGTATGACCCTAAAGGAATAGCCGGAGTAATTAAAAATCCTGCTGGAGTTGCTGTACAAGCGGGAACTACTGCACCAATTGAAGTAGGAACACATCAATACAGATTTAAACCTGCGGGGATAGGTGTTTCCACTATTACTTTTAAAATTAAAGATAGTAATGGCCAGATTAAAGAAGCAACAGTAATTATAACAGTACAAAATGTACCTTTTTCTTTTACTGCAATTCCTGCAGAGAAAACTATATTATTAAACAAAAATGCTGTTATTAATTTTAATCTAGTAACAAACTCAAACGATACTAGCGGATTAACTTATAAATTAGTTTATAGTCCAATAGAAGGAGACGGTACATTGACAGCATCGGATGGAACTGTGCTTAAATCAGGAACTCCATTTACAGTAGACAAAGGAACATTTAATTTTAATTATTTACCTAAAACACTAGGTAGTCATAAATTAAATTTTGTAGTTACAGATAATAACGGAGAGCAAAGAATGGCTTCGGTAGAAATGAATACCACACATACTGGTGTTACATTCAATGTTTCTAGCGTTACTCAAACCTATGTAAATCAGTCTGTACCATTAAACTTTACTATTACTCCTCAAAGTGCCGGAGATTTAGATTATAAAATGAACTACTATGTTAGTGGTGGAGAAGGAGTGCTTAAAAATGGAGAAACTGTTATTACACCAGGAAATTTTATTGATGTTTCTAGAGGATCTTTTTCATACCGATTTACACCAACAATTGCAGGAAATTATGTTTTCACATTTGAACTTAAAGACAGTAATGGACAAATAGTTAAAAAAGAACTTACGGTTGTAGTATTAAACAATAAATTTACTTTTACACCAACACCTAGCCAAAGTGTTTTTGTAAATGAAGAGAACATATTTAATTATGCTCTTGTACCGACTGGAGATTATTCCGGAACAACTTATAACGTTTCATATTCAATTGAATCTGGTCAATTAGGTTCATTCTTAAAAGATAATCAACCAATTCAGCAGGGTATTCCAGTTGTTGTTACTCCTACTGCTTTTAAATTAGTATATAAACCAACTTCTGTTGGAGAGCATAAAATACATTATGTAGTTACAGACAGTAATGGCCTAAAAGAAGAAATTACTCAAACTGTACAAGTTGTTGCATCGAATTATAAATTTAGCATTCAGCAAAGTAATACTAAAATTTATAAAAATAATCCGGATGCATTAATTCTAAGTTTATCACAAGATCAGATTAATCCAAGGATAAAATATGTATTAAATTATACAATTACTGGTGTTGGGCAATTATTAGAAAATGGTGTTCCTGTTGTGAACGGAAGTGAAATTACTCCAGGGAATAAAAACTATAGTTTTGTATCAGATCAAAGCGGTAATAGCAAGATTGATTTTTCTATTAAAGACAGCAATGAAGTATCACACACTCAAACAGTTAATTATACTGTTGTAAATACTGATTTTGCATTATCAACTACTGGTGACGGAACTTTAAATCTTGGTAAAACTAAAGCTATCAATTACTTCATTTCACAAGTAGTTACTGATAATACAGCTACATATCAGGTAAGATTCTTATTAGAAAATGGCGGTACTGGTTCAGGGGTTATAATAAAAGATGGGGTAGAAGTACCATTTGGAAGTTTTACTGATTCTAAACTTGGTGTAACAAACCTTCAGTTTAAAGGAACACAAGTTGGACCGGTAAATGTAAAAGTGGAAGTAAAAGACAGTAATGGAGTAGTCCATACTTCTACGATAGCTTTTAGCGTTGTAGAAATTGGTTATACATTCTCAGGTGCTTCACAAAGCAATGAAATTTTTATAACTGCATCTACTAACATCAATTTTGATATTACAGAGACAGCTCCATCTGAAACAGAATATGAGTTTAAATATGCTGTAACAAAAGGTGAAGCTTTAATCAAAAATGGAACAAAAGAGATTTTAGCCAATACATGGGAAAGTGTGAATGTTGGTTCTTTCAACAGAACATTTGTTGGAACAAAAGACGGAGAAACATTAATTGAGTTTACTGTTAGAAACAAAACAACTTCTATACAAAAAACTCAAACAATAAAGGTAAACGTAATTCCATCTGAATATACATTTAATGCATCGGCAACAAGTAATAATGAGCTTACGAAAGTGCCTGTAAACGTTAACTTCAACGTAAACCAAGTAGGAGGTAGCGCTGATTCTTACCAAATGGTTTTCAATACTTCAGGAACAGGAACATTTGTATACAATAATATTACTTATACACAGGGACAAATGATACCATTCATTAGTGGGCCATCTTCAGGAAAATATATTGGAACATCAAGTGGTAACCACAATGTAAGTTTTACAGTAACTAATCAAAACAATAAAACAAAATCATCACAAGTAAATATTACTTATAAAAACAATGATTTTACTTTATCTACTTCAGGTGATGGTTCTTTAAATGTTAACCAAGAGAAAAACTTCAATGTATTTTTATCACAAAATGCGAGTGATAATGATATAACTTATCAGGTTAAATATACAATAGGTTCAGGTTCTATCGGAAATGGATATATTACTAAAGCAGGTTCTCCAGTAAGTCTTGGTACTTACGAAGAAATCAATAAAGGGACTACTCAATTGACATTCCACGGTACAGAAGTAGGAGCTATTTCAGTACTTGTTGATGTAAAAGACAGTAATGGTATTGTACATTCTGCAACATTAAATTTTAATGTTAGAGGAATTTCATTTGATTTCACAGGAGCTTCGCAAGACAACAGTATTTTTGTTACTTCAAGTACTAATCTAAACTTTGATGTTACAGAAACTGCCACTTCAGGAACTGCTTATGAAATGAAATATGCATTTACAGAGGGTAATGGCCAGATTAAAAATGGAGCAAATCCAGTTATGGCTAACCAATGGGAAAGTGTAAATATTGGTTCTTTCAACAGATCATTTGTTGGAACTACTGTAGGAACTGTAAAAATGTTATTTACTGTTAGAAATAAAACTTCATTAGTTGAGAAAACTCAAGTTGTTACAGTTGTGGTTACAGCATCTGATTACACATTCGCAGCAACAGGCACAACAAATAACCAAATTACTAAAACACCGGTTAACGTTAATTTTAACGTAAATCAAGTTGGTGGTGGAGCTGATACTTATGGAATGACATACACTACTTCAGGAACTGGAACTTTTGTTTATAATGGAACAGTATACACTCCAGGAGAAGTTATTCCAGTAACAAAAGGATCTTCTAATGGTCAGTACATTGGAACTACTGGTGGTGCGCATGACATTGTATTTACTGTAACTAATCAGGATGCTAAAACTAAAACAGCAACTGTTAAGCTAAATTATATCAATAATGATTTCACATTATCAAGTTCAGGAGACGGTTCCGTAAATGTGAATGCTTCCAAAACATTTAATTTATTCTTATCTCAGTCTACTACAGATAATGCAATTTCATATGAAGTTAAATATACTATAGGTTCAGGTACTGTAGGAACAGGTACTATTACCCAAGGCGGTGTGGCTGTTCCTTATGGTACAGGAGTGCAGATTGCTAAAGGTACTACTGTATTAGTCTTTAACGGTACTGCAGAGGGAGCTGTTATAATAAATGCAGAAGTAAAAGACAGTAATGGTATAACACATACAACTGCTTTAAACTTTAATGTAAAAGGAATCTCTTATAATTTTACTGGAGCTCCTCAAGATAACAGTATTTTTGTAACATCTTCAACTAACTTAAATTTCGATATTTCAGAAACTGCTCCTTCAGGAACAAATTATGAAATGAAATATGCTTTTACAGAGGGTAATGGCCAGATTAAAAATGGTTCAAATCTAGTATTAGCTAATCAATGGGAAAGTGTAAATGTTGGCGCATTCAGCAGATCGTTTGTTGGTACTAATGTTGGTACAATTAAAGTATTGTTTATTGTGAGAAACAAAACAACTTTGGTGGAGAAAACTCAATTAATAACTGTCGTAGTTACAGCTTCAGATTATACTTTCTCAGCAACGGGAACAACAAATAACCAAATAACTAAAACACCGGTTAACGTTAACTTTAACGTAAATCAAGTTGGTGGTGGAGCTGATACTTATGGAATGACATTTACTACTTCAGGAACTGGAACATTTGTTTACAATGGAACAACATATACTCCAGGAGAAGTTATTCCAGTAACAAAAGGATCTTCTAATGGTCAGTACATTGGAACTACTGGTGGTGCGCATGATATTGTGTTTACAGTAACTAATCAGGATGCTAAAACTAAAACAGCAACTGTTAAGCTAAATTACATCAATAATGATTTCACATTATCAAGTTCAGGAGACGGTTCACTAAATATAAATGCATCAAAAACATTTAATTTATTTTTATCTCAGTCTACGGCAGATAATACAATTTCATACGAAGTTAAATATACTATTGCATCAGGTTCTGTTGGTAATGGTACTCTAACAAATGCAGGAACTGCAGTTGCTTATGGTAACTTTCTTCCAATTGCAAAAGGTACTAGCGAATTAGTATTCAATGGAACAGCTGAAGGAGTAGTAATTATCAATGCAGAAGTAAAAGACAGTAATGGAATTACTCACTCTACTGTACTTAACTTTAACGTTAAAGGTATCTCTTATGATTTCTCTGGAGCTTCACAGGATAACAGTATTTTTGTAACTGGTTCTACTAATTTAAACTTTGATATTTCAGAAACTGCTACTTCAGGAACTGCTTATGAAATGAAATATGCTTTCACGGAAGGTAATGGCCAAATCAAAAATGGTGCGAATTTAGTATTAGCTAATCAATGGGGAACTGTAAATGTTGGTTCTTTCAACAGATCATTTGTTGGTACTAATGTTGGTACTGTTAAAGTATTATTTACTGTCAGAAATAAAACATCTTTAGTTGAAAAAACTCAATTAATTACAATTGTAGTTACTCCTTCAGATTATACTTTTTCAGCAACAGGTACAACAAATAACCAAATTACTAAAACACCGGTTAACGTTAATTTTAACGTAAATCAAGTTGGTGGTGGAGCTGATACTTATGGAATGACATTTACTACTTCAGGAACTGGAACATTTGTTTACAATGGAACAACATACACTCCAGGAGAAGTTATTCCAGTAACAAAAGGATCTTCTAATGGTCAGTACATCGGTACTACTGGTGGTGCGCATGATATTGTATTTACTGTAACAAATCAGGATAATAAATCTAAAACTGCAACAGTAAAATTAAACTATGTGATTAATGATTTCACTTTGTCAAGTTCAGGTGATGGTACTTTAAATATAAATGCTGCCAAAGCATTTAATTTGTTCTTGTCTCAGGCCACAACTGATAATAGTATTTCTTATGAAGTGAAGTACACTATTGCTTCTGGTTCTGTTGGTAATGGTACAATAACTAAAGCAGGAATTGCTGTTCCTTACGGTACATATCAAACAATTACAAAAGGAACTTCTGAACTGGTATTTAATGGTACAGCCGAAGGAGCTGTAGCAATCAATGCAGAAGTAAAAGACAGTAATGGAATTTCACATACTACTGTTCTTAATTTCAATGTAAGAGCAATTTCATATAATTTCACTGGAGCATCACAAGCTAATACAATTAATTTAGGTGCTAATACACCACTTACTTTTGATATTACTGAGACAGCACCATCAGGTACTGACTATGAAATTAAGTATGAATTACAGCAAGGAAATGCAGAAATTAAAAATGGAGCAAGAACTATGACTGTAAACCAATGGGAAAGCGTTAACGTTGGTTCATTTAATAGAACATTTGTTGGTACTACTGCAGGAACAATTAAATTATTATTTACAGTAAGAAACAAAGTAACTTTAGTTGAGAAAACTCAAGTAATTCAAGTTGTTGTATCTCCTTCTGAATATACATTTACTGCAACTGGAACAAGTAACAATGAAATTACAAAAACACCGGTTAATATTAATTTTAATGTAAATCAGATTGGTGGTGGTACAGATACTTATAGTTTAACTTATTCAACTTCAGGTACAGGAACATTTGTCTATGACAATGTAACATATACTGCAGGTCAAGTTATTCCATTTAGTGTAGGTGCTTCTAATGGTAAATACATTGGAACTACTGGTGGTGCGCATGATATCACATTTACTGTTACTAATCAAGACGGAAAAACGAAAACTTCACAAGTAAAATTAACTTACGTGAATAATGATTTCTCTTTGTCTACATCAGGTGATGGTTCATTGAATATTAGTGAATCTAAAGACTTCAATGTATTCTTATCTCAAAATACTCCTGATAGTTCAATAGGATACCAGGTTAAATATACTATTGCATCAGGTTCTGTTGGTAATGGTACAATTTCACAAGGCGGTGTAGCTGTTCCATACGGTAATTATGAGAACATTTCAAAAGGTACATCACAATTAGTATTTAATGGAACTGCGGCAGGTAAGGTAAACATCACTGTTGAAGTAAAAGACAGTAATGGCTTAGTTCATACTTCTCAATTAACTTTTGAAGTAAAAGCTATTTCTTATACTTTCTCAGGTGCAACTCAATATAGCTCAATTTATGTAAATGGAACAAATCCTATTACTTTTGATATTACAGAGACAGCGCCATCAGGAACTGAATACGAAATTAAGTATGCATTAGCTCAAGGTGATGCAGAAATCAAAAATGGTGCATTAACAATGACTGCTAATCAATGGCAGAGTGTAAACGTAGGTTCATTCAATAGATCATTTGTTGGAACAACTGTTGGTACAGTTAAAGTATTATTTACAGTAAGAAATAAAACTACTTTAGTTGAAAAAACTGAAACAATAACAGTTGTTGTAAATCCTTCTGAATTTTCATTTAATGCAGTTAGAGCAAATAATGATCAAGTAGTAAATACATCTATTCCAGTTAATTTCAACCTTACTCAAACAGGAGGTTCGAATGATACTTATAATATGACATTCACTACTAGCAGTACTGGAACATTTACTTACAATGGAGTTGAATACACAGCTGGTCAAATAATTCCATTTGTGGAAGGTGCATCAACTGGTTCTTATAAAGGAACTAAAGCCGGTAAACATGATCTAGAATTTACTGTAGTAAATCAAATTAATTCAAGTAAAAAATCTGTAGTATCTGTATCTTTCATCAATAATGATTTTACATTATCAACTACCGGTGATGGAACTTTATTTGTAAATCAAACTAAAGACTTATCAATTTTCTTAAGTCAATTAATTCCTGATAACACAATTACTTATGAAGTTAAATATTCATTCGATTCTGGTACAGTTGGAAATGGAACTTTGACAAATGGAGGAACTGCAGTTTCATTAGGTTCTTATCAGCCTATTGCTCTTAACTCAACACCAATTGTATTTAAAGCAACTACTTTTGGTAGAGTTTATTTACTAGTAGAAGTTAAAAACAGTAATGGCCTTATGAAGTCAAGTACAATTATGCTTGATGTGAAAAATGCAGATTTCATCTTTACTGGTGGAGCTCAAACTAATATTACAACTGTAAATACTCCTGCACCGCTTTCATTTGAATTATCTGAAGTAGTTCCTTCAGGTACTGATTATGAAATGAGCTACAACATTACTCAAGGAGCGGGTACATTAAGAAATGGAGCAACAAATCTTACTCCTTTTACATGGTATCCAATTTCAGTAGCTAATTTTGCTAGAGATTTAGTACCTACTTCACAAGGTAATGTAACAGTTGTAGTTACAGTGAGAAACAAGGTTACTTTACAAACTAAAAACGTAACAATAACTATTGAATCTTACCAAAAACCAGTTCTTACAAATATTAGAACTGCGATGAGAACAGGAGGTTCTTATAATTGTGGTGGTGGAGCTTGTGATAGAGATTATGACTATATGTTGTCATTCTCTTCGACATTAAATTCCGGTGCAACAATTGCTAATATTAAATTATCAGTAGCTGATAGTAATCATAGCAACACAATGAGAACATTTGTTATTACACAGTTTGTACATAACTTCTCAGGATATATTCAGATTATGCACCAGGGATGGGAATTAAGCGAATACTGGGAATTTAATGGAAAACCTTATACATTGGTTGTAACAGATAGTAATGGTTATAGTAATACCTATACTGGAACATGGACAAATAGTGAATCTGATTTCCAATAA